TTGAATCCATCCACACTGGCATCCGTATCTGTTCCGTAAGACAGCTCATAATAAATATCAGGTAGATCACGGTAGCGATCGCTCCAGTTAAGATGCACAGATGTATCAGTAATCGTATCCGCTTCCAGATCGGTCATCATGGGAATTTGGGTTGAAAAAGACTGGATTTTGCTCCAGGCAGCAGCCCGGCCGCCAATAATAGCCCGGACTTTTACACGATAGATTGTATTGGGTAAAAGTCGGGTTAGATTTTTTTTCGTGTTGCTTACAAACATGGGTCTGCGGTTGGAAGCGCCTTCATCGGTGCCGAAGGAGAGTTCATACCGGGTGGCTCCCGCAATGGTTTCCCAGCGCACATGAATGGAATTTTGCGTTGGGTTGGAGACAGCCAGGTTGGGGGTGGGTGATTGCCCCGTCAGTTCTTCTGAAAATCCGCCGGACGCACTGAGAAATAGAAAAAAGACTGCAATGATGAACTGTGTGATTTTTGATGTCATTGTCGACTCCATCGTGAAATGAGGAAAATCATATAGTGAATAGAAAGAAAAAGTGTAGTATGTGGACGATTCTACCATAGGCTTCAGCCGGGGGTCTACAAAAAGCTTGGGTAAGATCGATAGTGATCGTGTATAATCATATAAAAATGCAGGCAGGCTCTGGAAAGAAGCCTGTGCAGCTGGTGGAAAGGAAGATACGCTTGGATAAAGTTTACTTAATCAGTCTTAAATTTCAAGGTGGTGCAGATGATGGGGAAGAATCATTGCAAGAATTGGAACGCCTAACCATCACTGCGGGTGGTGATGTTGCCGGGAACAGACTTTTTTCCCGTCCCCATCCCTATGCGGCACTTTTTTTTGGGCCTGGCCAGACCAAAGAAATCAAAAAAACAATTGATGAACTTCGGGTTGATTTGGTGGTTGTTGACCACGAACTCAAACCAAGCCAGCAGCGAAATCTGGAGCAGGTTTTTGAGGTTCGGGTTATTGATCGCACTCAGCTTATTTTGGATATTTTTGCACAGCGCGCCAAGACGCATGAGGGCAAGCTTCAGGTGGAACTGGCCCAGTATTCCTATTTATTGCCGAGACTAAGCGGCAAAGGGGTGGAACTTTCCCGTCTCGGTGGAGGGATCGGAACCCGAGGTCCGGGCGAGACCAAGCTGGAACAAGATCGTCGTCAATTACGTACCCGAATTTCTGTACTTAAAAAGCAGATTGAGACCCTTAAGCGAACACGTAAACTCCATCGCCAGGAACGGGAATCTGTTCCGTTGCCATTGGTTTCCCTGATTGGGTATACTAATGCCGGAAAATCCGCGTTGTTAAAAACATTGACCGGCGA
This sequence is a window from bacterium. Protein-coding genes within it:
- the hflX gene encoding GTPase HflX, yielding MQAGSGKKPVQLVERKIRLDKVYLISLKFQGGADDGEESLQELERLTITAGGDVAGNRLFSRPHPYAALFFGPGQTKEIKKTIDELRVDLVVVDHELKPSQQRNLEQVFEVRVIDRTQLILDIFAQRAKTHEGKLQVELAQYSYLLPRLSGKGVELSRLGGGIGTRGPGETKLEQDRRQLRTRISVLKKQIETLKRTRKLHRQERESVPLPLVSLIGYTNAGKSALLKTLTGENAFVQDKLFATLDLSTRKLILPPSQEILLTDTVGFIRRLPHHLVAAFRGTLEEVVSADLLLHILDCSHFDWEGHLRVVNSVLEDLKARDKPVILVFNKIDLVSRAMHHRLRYQFPGCVLVSALRKDGIQDLLEALKVQLAETWQEIILRIPYNQSDILSLIKRRGRIIKEIYGPKIITLQAELPPQIIGLVKQWKKEMKLAGK